Proteins encoded by one window of Labrus bergylta chromosome 2, fLabBer1.1, whole genome shotgun sequence:
- the ogfod2 gene encoding 2-oxoglutarate and iron-dependent oxygenase domain-containing protein 2 isoform X2 — MCISQLGNSFFRCVRHHLTASKYTLYGSSHQILRRLGCVKEQQFKDVLNEISQEVDRRRHLSETSVRRAAAIKDEYQPLHPHVYHLQESYLAPKFKQIVEYCRSVDTSIEGLLDLVVEEAATRVYRFPVFEKGFCEELLEELEHFEQSSSPKGRPNTMNQYGILLNEMGFDKDFITPFREHYMSPLTSLLYPDCGGRCLDSHKAFAVKYDLNEDLDLSYHYDNAEVTLNVSLGKDFTEGNLYFGDMRQVPLGETECSEVKHVVTEGLLHRGQHMHGALPISSGQRWNLIIWMRASQERNKLCPMCNRRPTLVEGDGFADGFTKQK, encoded by the exons ATACTCAGGAGGCTGGGCTGCGTTAAGGAGCAACAGTTTAAGGACGTGCTCAACGAG ATTTCACAGGAAGTGGACAGGCGAAGACATCTGAGCGAGACGTCTGTGAGGAGAGCTGCTGCTATAAAAGATGAGTACCAGCCTCTCCATCCTCATGTCTACCACCTGCAG GAGTCCTACCTTGCACCAAAGTTCAAACAGATTGTTGAGTACTGTCGCAGCGTGGACACGAGTATAGAAGGTCTCCTAGACCTGGTAGTGGAGGAGGCAG CAACAAGAGTGTATCGTTTCCCCGTGTTTGAAAAAGGCTTCTGtgaggagctgctggaggagctggagcacTTTGAGCAGTCTTCTTCCCCTAAAGGACGACCTAACACCATGAATCAATACGGG ATCCTCCTTAATGAGATGGGCTTTGATAAAGACTTCATCACACCCTTCCGTGAGCACTACATGAGTCCACTGACCTCCCTGCTGTACCCAGACTGTGGGGGGCGCTGTCTGGACAGCCACAAGGCCTTTGCTGTGAAGTATGACCTGAATGAAGACCTGGACCTGAGCTATCACTATGACAACGCGGAGGTCACGCTCAATGTTTCCCTTGGAAAGGACTTCACTGAGGGAAACCTTTATTTTGGGGATATGAGACAG GTGCCTTTGGGTGAGACGGAGTGTTCAGAGGTGAAACACGTGGTGACCGAGGGCCTCCTCCATCGGGGCCAACACATGCACGGAGCCCTCCCCATCTCCTCTGGTCAGCGCTGGAACCTGATCATCTGGATGAGAGCCTCGCAGGAACGCAACAAACTGTGCCCGATGTGCAACAGGAGGCCGACTTTAGTGGAAGGGGACGGCTTTGCTGACGGGTTCAccaaacaaaagtaa
- the ogfod2 gene encoding 2-oxoglutarate and iron-dependent oxygenase domain-containing protein 2 isoform X1: MHLCQPSGVMFSEQYNFNRFEMTDEEHRDVQFWTCDCFTEDNIFLKDYKLHVNFVSEVQFRLDYEAILRRLGCVKEQQFKDVLNEISQEVDRRRHLSETSVRRAAAIKDEYQPLHPHVYHLQESYLAPKFKQIVEYCRSVDTSIEGLLDLVVEEAATRVYRFPVFEKGFCEELLEELEHFEQSSSPKGRPNTMNQYGILLNEMGFDKDFITPFREHYMSPLTSLLYPDCGGRCLDSHKAFAVKYDLNEDLDLSYHYDNAEVTLNVSLGKDFTEGNLYFGDMRQVPLGETECSEVKHVVTEGLLHRGQHMHGALPISSGQRWNLIIWMRASQERNKLCPMCNRRPTLVEGDGFADGFTKQK, encoded by the exons ATGCATTTGTGCCAACCTTCTGGTGTAATGTTTAGCGAACAATATAACTTCAACCGGTTTGAAATGACGGACGAAGAACACAGAGATGTTCAGTTTTGGACGTGTGATTGTTTCACTGAAGATAATATTTTTCTAAAGGACTACAAGCTCCATGTTAACTTTGTATCCGAGGTGCAGTTCAGATTGGACTATGAAGCT ATACTCAGGAGGCTGGGCTGCGTTAAGGAGCAACAGTTTAAGGACGTGCTCAACGAG ATTTCACAGGAAGTGGACAGGCGAAGACATCTGAGCGAGACGTCTGTGAGGAGAGCTGCTGCTATAAAAGATGAGTACCAGCCTCTCCATCCTCATGTCTACCACCTGCAG GAGTCCTACCTTGCACCAAAGTTCAAACAGATTGTTGAGTACTGTCGCAGCGTGGACACGAGTATAGAAGGTCTCCTAGACCTGGTAGTGGAGGAGGCAG CAACAAGAGTGTATCGTTTCCCCGTGTTTGAAAAAGGCTTCTGtgaggagctgctggaggagctggagcacTTTGAGCAGTCTTCTTCCCCTAAAGGACGACCTAACACCATGAATCAATACGGG ATCCTCCTTAATGAGATGGGCTTTGATAAAGACTTCATCACACCCTTCCGTGAGCACTACATGAGTCCACTGACCTCCCTGCTGTACCCAGACTGTGGGGGGCGCTGTCTGGACAGCCACAAGGCCTTTGCTGTGAAGTATGACCTGAATGAAGACCTGGACCTGAGCTATCACTATGACAACGCGGAGGTCACGCTCAATGTTTCCCTTGGAAAGGACTTCACTGAGGGAAACCTTTATTTTGGGGATATGAGACAG GTGCCTTTGGGTGAGACGGAGTGTTCAGAGGTGAAACACGTGGTGACCGAGGGCCTCCTCCATCGGGGCCAACACATGCACGGAGCCCTCCCCATCTCCTCTGGTCAGCGCTGGAACCTGATCATCTGGATGAGAGCCTCGCAGGAACGCAACAAACTGTGCCCGATGTGCAACAGGAGGCCGACTTTAGTGGAAGGGGACGGCTTTGCTGACGGGTTCAccaaacaaaagtaa